From one Pseudomonas sp. S35 genomic stretch:
- a CDS encoding DUF2878 domain-containing protein produces the protein MLKTLANAVLFQCGWFACVLGGDSVWLLVGLVALAIHLLWISSWAEDGRLILSVTVLGTLLDTALRTVGVFHFTEPGPLIPFWLMLLWALLATTLRHCLAWSTRPRWRAALLGAVGGPLSYYAGSQLAGVSFGYALWPSLFGLALLWAALFVLLARAATKY, from the coding sequence ATGCTTAAAACCCTGGCCAATGCCGTGCTGTTCCAGTGCGGCTGGTTTGCGTGTGTACTGGGTGGCGACAGCGTGTGGTTACTCGTCGGGCTCGTTGCGCTGGCTATTCATCTGCTGTGGATAAGTTCGTGGGCCGAAGACGGCAGACTGATTCTCAGCGTGACAGTGCTGGGCACACTGCTGGATACGGCGTTACGCACGGTGGGCGTGTTTCATTTCACCGAGCCGGGCCCGCTGATTCCCTTCTGGTTGATGTTGCTATGGGCGCTACTGGCAACCACATTGCGTCATTGTTTGGCCTGGAGTACCCGGCCTCGCTGGCGCGCAGCCCTATTGGGCGCCGTGGGCGGCCCCCTGTCTTATTACGCAGGTAGCCAACTGGCCGGGGTGAGCTTCGGTTACGCCCTGTGGCCGAGCCTGTTCGGCTTGGCGCTGCTGTGGGCTGCGCTCTTTGTACTGCTTGCTCGCGCCGCGACAAAATACTGA
- the murI gene encoding glutamate racemase: MVKDAPIGVFDSGVGGLSVLDEIQQLLPHESLLYVADCGHIPYGEKTPEFIRERSRLVAGFFREQGAKAFVIACNTATVAAVADLRQDYPDWPLVGMEPAVKPAAAATRSGVVGVLATTGTLQSAKFAALLDRFATDVRVITQPCPGLVELIETGDLNSPALRQLLQGYIDPLLSAGCDTIILGCTHYPFLKPLLAQMLPPSIILIDTGAAVARQLKRLLIEHDLLAVGDPEPARFWTSGDACHLRNILPTLWKHSGVVRSFGA, from the coding sequence ATGGTTAAGGACGCGCCGATCGGTGTGTTCGATTCCGGCGTCGGCGGCTTGTCGGTGCTGGATGAAATCCAGCAACTGCTGCCCCACGAGTCGCTGCTGTACGTGGCCGATTGCGGGCATATCCCTTACGGCGAGAAAACCCCCGAATTTATTCGTGAGCGCTCGCGCTTGGTTGCCGGTTTTTTCCGCGAGCAAGGTGCCAAGGCCTTCGTGATTGCCTGCAACACCGCGACCGTCGCGGCTGTGGCCGACTTGCGCCAGGACTACCCCGATTGGCCATTGGTGGGCATGGAGCCCGCCGTTAAACCTGCGGCCGCTGCCACGCGCAGTGGCGTGGTCGGCGTGCTCGCCACCACCGGCACCCTGCAAAGTGCCAAGTTCGCCGCGTTGCTCGACCGATTCGCCACGGATGTACGGGTAATCACCCAACCGTGCCCGGGCCTGGTTGAACTGATCGAAACCGGCGACCTGAACAGCCCGGCCCTGCGCCAGCTGTTGCAGGGCTACATCGACCCGCTGCTCAGCGCCGGTTGCGACACCATCATCCTCGGTTGCACCCACTATCCCTTCCTCAAGCCCCTATTGGCGCAGATGCTGCCCCCCAGCATCATCCTTATCGACACCGGCGCCGCAGTGGCCCGCCAGCTCAAGCGCTTGCTGATCGAGCACGACCTGTTGGCCGTCGGCGATCCTGAACCTGCGCGGTTCTGGACCAGCGGCGATGCGTGTCATCTAAGAAATATCCTACCGACACTATGGAAACATTCCGGCGTTGTGCGAAGCTTCGGTGCGTGA
- a CDS encoding acyloxyacyl hydrolase — protein MKRLFCLAAIAAVVVGHSVSAQAAGLELGVGSTSDSTMTYRLGLTSDWDKSWWQSDVGRLTGYWSGAYTYWDGDKRASVSSLSFSPVFVYEFAGESVKPYIEAGIGVAVFSRTKVEDNNIGQAFQFEDRLGFGLRFTGGHEVGIRATHYSNAGISSNNDGVESYSLHYTLQL, from the coding sequence ATGAAGCGCTTGTTCTGTTTGGCTGCGATTGCAGCCGTAGTGGTGGGACACTCGGTTTCGGCCCAGGCTGCCGGCCTGGAATTGGGGGTGGGCAGCACCAGTGATTCGACCATGACCTACCGATTGGGGCTCACGTCGGACTGGGATAAAAGCTGGTGGCAGAGTGATGTGGGCCGGCTGACCGGCTATTGGAGCGGCGCCTACACCTACTGGGATGGCGATAAACGCGCCAGCGTCAGCAGCTTGTCGTTCTCGCCGGTGTTTGTGTATGAGTTTGCCGGGGAGTCGGTCAAGCCTTACATCGAGGCAGGGATCGGCGTGGCAGTGTTTTCCCGCACAAAAGTGGAAGACAACAACATCGGCCAAGCCTTTCAGTTCGAAGATCGCTTGGGGTTCGGCCTGCGGTTTACCGGTGGGCATGAAGTGGGCATTCGTGCCACGCACTATTCCAACGCCGGGATCAGCAGCAACAACGATGGGGTAGAGAGTTACTCGTTGCACTACACCCTGCAGCTGTAA
- a CDS encoding tetratricopeptide repeat protein, with the protein MNRSSALLLAFVFLSGCQAMAPVSPDGTPPVEDSTPAPEKPKVYSSFSEETVFSLLSAELAGQRNRFDIALDNYVTQAINTQDPGISERAFRIAEYLGADQAALDTSLIWAKNAPDDLEAQRAAAIQLARAGRYDDSMLYMEKVLQGKGDTHFDFLALSAADTDQDTRNGLMKSFDRLLQKHPKNSQLIFGKALLLQQDDEADAALKLLEQNPPDEGEIAPILLRARLLQNLNRGKEAIPLLEKSIKKYPEDKRLRLTYARMLVEQDRMEDAKVQFANLVQQYPDDDELRYSLALVCLEAKAWDEAKGYLEELIERESHVDSAHLNLGRIAEERNDPQAALLEYAQVGPGNDYLPAQLRQADILMSNGRTDEAEKRLTAARDAEPDYAIQLYLIQAETLSANNQGERAWKLLQQALLQFPDDLNLLYTRAMQAEKRNDLAQMEKDLRLIIKRDPDNAMALNALGYTLSDRTTRYDEAKVLIEQAHQLNPEDPAVLDSLGWVNYRLGNLDEAERLLRQALERFPDQEVAAHLGEVLWANGKQREARQIWEKFLKEQPESPILRGTIKRLTGSETL; encoded by the coding sequence ATGAATAGATCTTCCGCGTTGCTCCTTGCTTTTGTCTTCCTCAGCGGCTGCCAGGCCATGGCGCCCGTGTCGCCGGACGGTACGCCGCCGGTGGAAGACAGCACCCCCGCCCCTGAAAAGCCCAAGGTTTACTCCTCGTTCAGTGAAGAAACGGTGTTCAGCCTGCTGAGTGCGGAACTGGCCGGCCAGCGCAATCGCTTCGATATTGCGCTGGATAACTACGTGACCCAGGCCATCAACACTCAGGATCCAGGCATCTCCGAGCGTGCGTTCCGCATCGCCGAGTACCTGGGCGCCGATCAGGCCGCCTTGGACACCTCGCTGATCTGGGCGAAAAATGCGCCGGACGACCTGGAGGCGCAGCGGGCAGCCGCCATCCAACTGGCGCGGGCCGGGCGCTATGACGACTCCATGCTCTATATGGAGAAAGTCCTGCAGGGCAAGGGCGACACCCATTTCGATTTCCTCGCGCTGTCGGCCGCCGACACCGACCAGGACACGCGCAACGGGTTGATGAAGAGCTTCGACCGCCTGCTGCAAAAACACCCGAAGAACAGCCAACTGATTTTCGGCAAGGCCCTGCTGCTGCAACAGGACGACGAAGCCGACGCCGCCCTGAAACTGCTGGAGCAGAACCCGCCGGACGAGGGCGAGATTGCGCCGATCCTGCTGCGTGCGCGCCTGCTGCAAAATCTCAATCGCGGCAAGGAAGCCATTCCTCTGCTGGAAAAAAGCATCAAGAAGTATCCGGAAGACAAGCGCCTGCGCCTTACCTATGCGCGCATGCTGGTCGAGCAGGACCGCATGGAGGACGCCAAAGTGCAGTTCGCCAACCTGGTCCAGCAATACCCGGACGACGACGAACTGCGCTACTCCCTGGCGCTGGTATGCCTGGAAGCCAAGGCCTGGGATGAGGCCAAGGGCTATCTGGAAGAGCTGATCGAGCGCGAAAGCCATGTGGATTCGGCGCACCTGAACCTGGGCCGTATCGCTGAAGAGCGTAACGACCCACAGGCGGCCCTGCTCGAATACGCCCAGGTCGGCCCCGGCAACGACTACCTGCCAGCCCAGTTGCGCCAGGCCGATATCCTGATGAGCAACGGTCGCACCGACGAGGCGGAAAAACGCCTGACCGCAGCCCGCGACGCCGAGCCGGACTACGCGATCCAGCTGTACCTGATCCAGGCCGAGACCTTGTCGGCCAACAATCAGGGCGAGCGCGCCTGGAAATTGCTGCAGCAAGCCTTGTTGCAATTCCCTGACGATTTGAACCTGCTGTACACCCGCGCCATGCAGGCCGAAAAACGCAATGACCTGGCGCAGATGGAAAAAGACCTGCGCCTGATCATCAAGCGCGACCCGGACAACGCCATGGCCCTCAACGCCCTGGGCTACACCTTGTCGGACCGCACTACGCGCTACGACGAAGCCAAGGTGCTGATCGAACAGGCGCACCAGCTCAACCCGGAAGACCCGGCGGTGCTCGACAGCCTGGGCTGGGTAAATTACCGCCTGGGCAACCTCGACGAAGCCGAACGCCTGCTGCGCCAGGCGCTGGAGCGCTTCCCCGACCAGGAAGTCGCAGCCCACCTGGGTGAGGTGCTGTGGGCCAATGGCAAGCAGCGCGAAGCCCGTCAAATCTGGGAAAAATTCCTCAAGGAACAACCCGAAAGCCCCATCCTGCGCGGCACCATCAAGCGCCTGACCGGATCCGAGACCCTTTAA
- a CDS encoding DUF1365 domain-containing protein gives MNSALYSGWIAHRRFAPKAHAFRYRIGLLYLDLSEQEQVLGLSPLAGRSRMAPFGFRQQDYLREFTRHGIGLSDAVRQEVGKALGRKPQGAICLLTQARSWGLAFNPVSFFYCFEADGQLAAILCEVTNTPWRERYHYVLPAQALGANEHQHFAVAKAFHVSPFLPRDLEYRMSFSPPADRLGVHMADWQGELKVFDATLILQKEALDRASLHRYLWRFPWMTAKTCLAIYWQALRLFLKRTPIFPHRAADGASRTAVGYTKDRRHEIP, from the coding sequence GTGAACAGCGCCCTGTACAGCGGCTGGATTGCCCATCGACGGTTTGCGCCCAAGGCCCACGCCTTTCGCTACCGCATCGGCCTGCTGTACCTGGACTTAAGCGAACAAGAGCAAGTCCTCGGGCTGTCGCCGTTGGCCGGGCGCAGCCGTATGGCGCCCTTCGGCTTTCGCCAGCAGGACTACCTGCGTGAATTCACGCGCCACGGCATTGGCTTGAGCGATGCCGTGCGCCAGGAAGTCGGCAAGGCCCTGGGGCGTAAGCCTCAGGGCGCTATCTGCCTGCTGACCCAGGCCCGCAGTTGGGGCCTGGCTTTTAACCCGGTGAGTTTCTTCTACTGCTTCGAGGCCGACGGACAACTGGCCGCGATCCTGTGTGAAGTGACCAACACGCCGTGGCGCGAGCGTTACCACTACGTGCTGCCGGCCCAAGCCCTGGGCGCGAATGAGCACCAGCATTTCGCCGTGGCCAAGGCCTTCCATGTGTCGCCGTTCTTGCCCCGCGACCTGGAATACCGCATGAGTTTCAGCCCGCCCGCCGACAGGCTCGGCGTGCACATGGCCGATTGGCAGGGTGAGCTGAAAGTGTTCGACGCCACCTTGATCCTGCAAAAAGAAGCGCTGGATCGCGCCAGCCTGCATCGCTACTTGTGGCGGTTTCCGTGGATGACCGCCAAGACCTGCCTGGCCATTTACTGGCAGGCACTGCGCCTGTTTCTTAAACGCACACCGATTTTTCCCCACCGGGCCGCCGATGGCGCCTCACGTACAGCCGTCGGGTATACCAAGGATCGCCGCCATGAAATCCCCTAG
- a CDS encoding molybdopterin-synthase adenylyltransferase MoeB produces the protein MLTDQELLRYSRQILLQHVDIEGQLRLKNSRALIIGLGGLGAPVALYLAAAGVGELHVADFDTVDLTNLQRQIIHDTDSVGQTKVDSALRRLSAINPEISLIAHRTALDADSLAAAVAAVDVVLDCSDNFSTREAVNAACVVAAKPLISGAAIRLEGQLSVFDPRRADSPCYHCLYGHGSDTELTCSEAGVVGPLVGLVGSLQALEALKLLAGFGEPLVGRLLLIDALTTRFRELRVKRDPGCSVCGTHHG, from the coding sequence GTGCTGACCGATCAGGAGCTGTTGCGCTATAGCCGACAGATTCTGTTGCAGCATGTCGACATCGAGGGTCAGTTGCGCCTGAAAAACAGTCGCGCGCTGATTATCGGCTTGGGCGGCCTGGGCGCGCCGGTTGCGCTGTACCTGGCCGCTGCCGGCGTGGGCGAGCTGCATGTGGCCGACTTTGACACCGTCGACCTGACCAACCTGCAACGCCAGATCATCCACGACACCGACAGCGTCGGGCAGACCAAGGTCGACTCGGCCCTGCGCCGCTTGAGCGCGATCAATCCTGAAATCAGCTTGATTGCCCACCGCACAGCGCTGGACGCCGATTCCCTGGCAGCAGCGGTGGCCGCGGTCGACGTGGTGCTCGATTGCAGCGACAACTTCTCTACCCGCGAGGCGGTCAACGCCGCGTGCGTTGTTGCCGCCAAGCCGTTGATCAGCGGCGCCGCGATTCGCCTTGAAGGCCAATTGTCGGTCTTCGACCCGCGCCGCGCCGACAGCCCGTGCTACCACTGTTTATACGGGCATGGCAGCGACACCGAACTTACCTGCAGCGAAGCGGGTGTGGTCGGGCCATTGGTGGGGCTGGTCGGAAGCCTGCAAGCCTTGGAAGCCTTGAAGCTGTTGGCCGGTTTCGGTGAGCCGCTGGTGGGGCGTTTGTTGCTGATTGACGCCTTGACCACGCGCTTTCGCGAATTGCGCGTCAAGCGTGACCCCGGTTGCAGTGTCTGTGGGACGCACCATGGTTAA
- the prfA gene encoding peptide chain release factor 1 — protein MKASLLNKLDVLQDRFEELTALLGDGEVISDQTKFRTYSKEYAEVEPIVTTYGQWLKTQADLEGAQALLKDSDPDMREMAVEEVREAKDKLIALEGDLQRMLLPKDPNDGRNVFLEIRAGTGGDEAAIFSGDLFRMYSRYAERRGWRVEILSENEGEHGGYKEVIARVEGENVYGKLKFESGAHRVQRVPATESQGRIHTSACTVAVLPEPDEQEAIEINPADLRVDTYRSSGAGGQHVNKTDSAIRITHLPSGIVVECQEERSQHKNRARAMSWLSAKLNDQQTSAAANAIASERKLLVGSGDRSERIRTYNFAQGRVTDHRVNLTLYSLDEILAGGVDAVIEPLLAEYQADQLAAIGE, from the coding sequence ATGAAAGCGTCACTGCTCAATAAACTGGACGTGCTCCAGGACCGTTTCGAAGAACTGACCGCCTTGCTCGGCGATGGCGAAGTCATCTCCGATCAGACCAAGTTCCGCACCTATTCCAAGGAATACGCCGAAGTTGAGCCGATCGTAACCACTTACGGGCAATGGCTGAAAACCCAGGCCGACCTCGAAGGCGCCCAGGCGCTGCTCAAGGACAGCGACCCGGACATGCGCGAAATGGCCGTGGAAGAAGTCCGCGAGGCCAAGGACAAGTTGATCGCGCTGGAAGGCGACCTGCAACGCATGCTGCTGCCCAAGGACCCCAACGACGGGCGCAACGTGTTCCTCGAAATCCGCGCCGGCACCGGTGGCGACGAGGCGGCGATTTTCTCCGGCGACCTGTTTCGCATGTATTCGCGGTACGCCGAGCGGCGTGGCTGGCGTGTGGAGATCTTGTCCGAGAACGAGGGCGAACACGGTGGCTATAAAGAAGTCATTGCGCGGGTCGAGGGCGAAAATGTCTACGGCAAGCTGAAGTTCGAATCCGGCGCGCACCGCGTACAGCGGGTGCCGGCGACTGAATCCCAAGGCCGTATCCACACCTCCGCGTGCACCGTGGCCGTGTTACCCGAGCCGGACGAGCAGGAAGCCATCGAGATCAACCCGGCGGACTTGCGGGTCGACACCTACCGCTCGTCGGGCGCTGGCGGCCAGCACGTCAACAAGACCGACTCGGCGATCCGCATCACCCACTTGCCGTCGGGCATCGTGGTGGAGTGCCAGGAAGAGCGATCCCAGCACAAGAACCGGGCGCGGGCCATGTCCTGGCTGTCGGCCAAGCTCAACGACCAGCAGACCAGCGCCGCCGCCAATGCGATTGCCAGCGAGCGCAAGTTGCTGGTGGGCTCGGGCGACCGTTCCGAACGCATTCGTACCTACAATTTCGCCCAGGGCCGGGTCACCGACCACCGCGTCAACCTCACCCTTTACTCCCTCGACGAGATTCTCGCCGGTGGCGTCGATGCGGTAATCGAGCCGTTGCTCGCCGAATACCAGGCCGATCAATTGGCGGCGATAGGTGAATAA
- a CDS encoding cyclopropane-fatty-acyl-phospholipid synthase family protein — protein MKSPSLSVKTNRLNVNGVTSALLRKRVLRQLSQLRHGQLVVIEDGERQVFGAREAHLLGEIQILDPAVWGLVAANGSIGAGEAFIHGYWSSPDLTAVVRVMVSNLDVLDAMEGGLARLARPFTQGLHWLNRNTRKGSQKNIAAHYDLGNDLFEEFLDPTMMYSAAQFLSPDDTLEQAQLNKLERICQKLALKPSDHLLEIGTGWGSMALYAAQHYGCKVTTTTLSKEQFAYTANRIEALGLQGQVTLLLSDYRDLTGHYDKLVSIEMIEAVGHRFLPTYFKQCAHLLKSDGLMLLQAITIREQRFEQAKNSVDFIQRYIFPGGALPSVQNMLQIVSRDTDMNLLHMEDFGLHYARTLRLWHENFRRAHGRLTELGYDEYFLRLWEFYLCYCEGGFMERTIGTAQLLLAKPAAITPPLLGRFNA, from the coding sequence ATGAAATCCCCTAGCTTATCGGTCAAGACCAACCGCCTGAACGTCAACGGTGTGACCAGTGCGCTGCTGCGCAAACGCGTGCTGCGCCAACTCAGCCAACTGCGCCACGGCCAATTGGTGGTGATCGAGGACGGCGAACGCCAAGTATTCGGCGCCCGGGAAGCGCATTTGCTGGGGGAGATCCAGATCCTTGACCCGGCGGTGTGGGGCCTGGTGGCGGCCAACGGCTCCATCGGCGCGGGCGAGGCGTTTATCCACGGTTACTGGAGCAGCCCGGACCTGACCGCCGTGGTGCGCGTGATGGTCAGTAACCTGGACGTGCTCGACGCTATGGAAGGTGGCCTGGCGCGCCTGGCACGCCCGTTCACCCAAGGCCTGCACTGGCTGAACCGCAACACCCGCAAGGGTTCGCAGAAAAATATCGCGGCCCACTACGACCTGGGCAACGACCTGTTCGAAGAATTCCTCGACCCGACCATGATGTATTCGGCGGCGCAATTTCTGAGCCCCGACGACACCCTGGAACAGGCGCAACTGAACAAGCTTGAACGCATCTGCCAGAAGCTCGCCCTCAAACCTAGCGACCACCTGCTGGAAATCGGCACCGGTTGGGGCAGCATGGCGCTGTACGCCGCGCAACACTATGGCTGCAAGGTCACCACCACGACCTTGTCCAAGGAGCAGTTCGCCTACACCGCAAACCGTATCGAAGCCCTGGGTTTGCAAGGCCAGGTCACGCTGTTGCTGAGTGACTATCGCGACCTCACCGGCCACTACGACAAGTTGGTGTCCATCGAGATGATCGAAGCAGTGGGCCATCGCTTCTTGCCGACCTACTTCAAGCAGTGCGCGCACCTGCTCAAGAGCGACGGGCTAATGCTGCTGCAGGCCATCACCATCCGCGAGCAACGGTTCGAGCAGGCCAAGAACAGCGTGGACTTTATCCAGCGCTACATTTTCCCCGGCGGCGCCCTGCCCAGCGTGCAGAACATGCTGCAGATCGTCAGCCGCGACACCGACATGAACCTGCTACACATGGAAGACTTTGGCCTGCACTACGCGCGAACCTTGCGCCTGTGGCACGAGAACTTTCGCCGCGCCCACGGCCGCCTGACGGAGCTGGGCTACGACGAGTATTTCCTGCGGTTGTGGGAGTTCTACCTGTGCTACTGCGAAGGTGGCTTTATGGAGCGCACCATCGGCACCGCGCAATTGCTGTTGGCCAAACCGGCAGCGATCACCCCGCCGTTGCTCGGGCGCTTCAATGCTTAA
- the prmC gene encoding peptide chain release factor N(5)-glutamine methyltransferase — MTIIASLLRAADLPDSPTARLDAELLLAAALGKSRSYLHTWPEKIVSSEDALTFAGYLQRRHAGEPVAYILGQQGFWKLDLEVAPHTLIPRPDTELLVEAALQLLPATPTQVLDLGTGSGAIALALASERPAWRVTAVDRVLEAVALAERNRQRLHLNNVTVLNSHWFSALQGHTYDLIISNPPYIADNDPHLVAGDVRFEPASALVAGHDGLDDLRLISKEAPGHLNAGGWLLLEHGYDQALAVRDLLMSQGFEQVHSRIDLGGHERITLGRRPC, encoded by the coding sequence ATGACCATCATCGCCAGCCTGCTGCGCGCCGCCGACCTGCCAGACTCGCCCACCGCGCGCCTGGATGCCGAATTGTTGCTGGCCGCTGCCCTGGGCAAGTCCCGCAGCTACCTGCATACCTGGCCCGAGAAAATTGTCAGCAGCGAAGACGCGCTGACCTTTGCCGGTTACCTGCAACGCCGCCACGCCGGCGAGCCGGTGGCTTATATTCTCGGCCAGCAGGGCTTCTGGAAACTCGACCTGGAGGTCGCGCCACACACGCTGATCCCTCGTCCGGACACCGAGTTGCTGGTGGAAGCGGCCCTGCAATTATTGCCCGCCACGCCTACCCAGGTCCTCGACCTGGGCACCGGCAGCGGCGCTATCGCCCTGGCCCTGGCCAGCGAGCGGCCGGCCTGGCGGGTCACCGCCGTTGACCGTGTGCTGGAAGCCGTGGCCCTGGCCGAGCGTAATCGCCAGCGGCTGCACTTGAACAATGTCACGGTGTTGAACAGCCATTGGTTCAGCGCCCTGCAAGGTCACACCTACGACCTGATCATCAGTAACCCGCCGTATATTGCCGACAACGACCCGCACTTGGTCGCGGGCGATGTGCGTTTCGAGCCGGCCAGCGCGCTGGTGGCCGGTCACGACGGTCTGGACGACCTGCGCCTGATCAGCAAGGAGGCACCGGGCCACCTGAACGCCGGGGGGTGGTTGCTGCTCGAACACGGTTACGACCAGGCACTGGCTGTGCGTGATCTATTAATGAGCCAGGGCTTTGAGCAGGTGCACAGCCGCATCGACCTCGGTGGTCACGAACGCATCACCCTGGGACGCCGTCCGTGCTGA
- a CDS encoding YkgJ family cysteine cluster protein: protein MINIPHTQITEPAVTCATCAACCCQLEVMLITDTGVPERYIDTDDWGGEVMLRLDDGWCAALDRDTMMCTIYERRPLICREFEMGAPECIEERQGIATAYR from the coding sequence ATGATCAACATCCCCCATACCCAAATCACCGAGCCTGCCGTCACTTGCGCAACCTGCGCGGCCTGCTGCTGCCAGCTGGAAGTCATGCTGATTACCGACACCGGCGTGCCGGAACGCTACATCGACACCGACGACTGGGGCGGCGAAGTGATGCTGCGCCTGGACGACGGCTGGTGCGCGGCGCTGGATCGGGACACGATGATGTGCACGATTTATGAGCGTCGACCGTTGATTTGCCGGGAATTCGAGATGGGTGCACCGGAGTGCATTGAAGAGCGCCAGGGCATCGCGACGGCCTACCGCTGA
- the hemA gene encoding glutamyl-tRNA reductase → MAFLALGINHKTASVDVRERVAFTPEQLVEALQQLCRLTDSREAAILSTCNRSELYIEQEHLSADVVLRWLADYHHLSLDDLRACAYVHEEDAAVRHMMRVAAGLDSLVLGEPQILGQMKSAYAVAREAGTVGPLLGRLFQATFNSAKQVRTDTAIGENPVSVAFAAVSLAKQIFSDLQRSQALLIGAGETITLVARHLHDLGVKRIVVANRTLERASILAEQFGAHAVLLADIPAELVRSDIVISSTASQLPILGKGAVESALKLRKHKPIFMVDIAVPRDIEPEVGELDDVYLYSVDDLHEVVAENLKSRQGAAQAAEEMVSTGAEDFMVRLRELAAVDVLKAYRQQGERLRDEELIKAQRLLANGSSAEEVLMQLARGLTNKLLHAPSVQLKKLTAEGRLDALAMAQELFALGEGASESSSDKKPQ, encoded by the coding sequence ATGGCCTTCCTCGCACTCGGTATTAACCACAAGACTGCCTCCGTAGACGTGCGCGAGCGCGTGGCGTTCACGCCAGAGCAGTTGGTTGAGGCCTTGCAGCAGCTCTGCCGGCTCACCGACAGCCGCGAAGCTGCGATCCTTTCGACCTGCAATCGCAGCGAGCTTTATATAGAGCAGGAACATCTTTCAGCGGATGTCGTCCTGCGCTGGCTGGCCGATTACCACCATTTAAGCCTCGACGACCTGCGCGCCTGTGCTTATGTGCACGAAGAGGATGCGGCAGTTCGTCACATGATGCGTGTGGCCGCCGGTCTCGATTCGCTGGTGTTGGGCGAGCCGCAGATCCTGGGGCAGATGAAATCCGCCTACGCCGTGGCGCGTGAGGCTGGCACGGTCGGCCCGCTGCTCGGGCGCCTGTTCCAGGCCACGTTCAATTCCGCCAAGCAGGTGCGCACCGATACCGCCATCGGCGAGAACCCGGTGTCGGTGGCATTTGCCGCCGTCAGCCTGGCCAAACAGATTTTCAGCGACCTGCAACGCAGCCAGGCTTTGCTGATCGGCGCCGGCGAGACCATCACCCTGGTCGCCCGCCACCTGCATGACTTGGGGGTGAAGCGCATCGTGGTGGCCAACCGTACCCTGGAGCGCGCCAGTATCCTTGCCGAACAATTCGGTGCTCATGCGGTGCTGCTGGCGGATATTCCGGCCGAACTGGTGCGCAGCGATATCGTCATCAGCTCCACCGCCAGCCAGTTGCCGATCCTGGGCAAGGGCGCGGTGGAAAGTGCGCTGAAGCTGCGCAAGCACAAACCGATCTTCATGGTAGATATAGCCGTTCCCCGGGATATCGAGCCCGAAGTCGGCGAGTTGGACGACGTTTACCTCTACAGCGTCGACGATCTGCACGAAGTCGTCGCCGAAAACCTCAAGAGCCGTCAGGGCGCGGCCCAGGCCGCCGAGGAGATGGTCAGCACCGGCGCCGAAGATTTTATGGTGCGCCTGCGTGAACTGGCGGCGGTGGACGTGCTCAAGGCGTATCGTCAGCAGGGCGAACGCCTGCGCGACGAGGAACTGATCAAGGCCCAGCGTTTGCTCGCCAACGGCAGCAGCGCCGAAGAGGTGCTGATGCAACTGGCCCGTGGCCTGACCAACAAGTTGCTCCACGCACCCAGCGTACAGTTGAAAAAGCTTACCGCCGAAGGCCGCCTCGATGCGCTGGCCATGGCCCAGGAACTCTTTGCCCTCGGTGAGGGCGCGTCAGAAAGCTCTTCGGATAAAAAACCGCAATGA